DNA sequence from the Sulfurimonas sediminis genome:
GCAAAGCAAGTTACAGTTTATAAATATGAGTGACGGAGCAAGTCTCTTACATGTAGACAAAGAATTTGCATTTGGCATAGGAGCGTGCTATAATATTCAAGCAATTAAAAACTCGACGCTCTATATCATTTCTAAAGATTTGAAATATAAAGAGGGACAATTTTAAAGGACAGCAATGACATATGAGGTAAAAGGTGAAATACTTGGATTTGTAAATACCAGGCAGGTAGATATAAATGAAATAGATGAACTTTTTTCTATTATGAAAGACAGCCAAAATCCGGCTATATCTTTTACTCTGGTCAACCCTTATATGTTACGCAAATACCCTTTTGAAATTCCTGCAAAGACAAAAGAGTTACTCAAAATTACTGACAATTCAGAGATAAGTGTATACACCATTTTGCTTATTCAAAAGCCTTTGGAACAATCAACAGTCAACTTCCTGGCTCCCGTTATTATCAATCATGACAACAATACATTGACACAAATCGTTTTAGAGCCAAAACAGAATCCAAATTATGGAATGGCAGAACGTATAGAATCATTCAAAAAAGAAGCATCTTCATAAAATAATTCCAAATGGAACTAAAGTAGCATTACAATTGCCAAATAGAGTGTAAAATACATCTCAAAAAGGAGAATTCTATGAAAATTGTATGTCCACACTGTTTTGCACTAAACAATGTTCCAAAAAAAGAGAGTTATAAAAAAGCCAATTGCGGAAAGTGTAAACAATCACTTTTAGACACAAAACCTATAGAACTTACAAATGCAAATTTTGATGAAGTAATCGTCAACAGTGAAATCTCTGTAATAGTTGACTTTTGGGCACCATGGTGCGGTCCATGTAAAATGATGGCTCCGAATTTTGAACGCGCTGCCACTCAATTTCCACTCAAAGCACTTTTTGCAAAAGTAAATACTGAAAATGAGCAGAATCTGGGTGCACGTTTTGGAATTCGTTCAATTCCGACTATCATCGTCTTTAAAAATGGCCGTGAAGTAGAAAGAGTCAGTGGTGCTCTTGATATAAATTCACTTGTCTCTCTTGCTT
Encoded proteins:
- the fliW gene encoding flagellar assembly protein FliW, translated to MTYEVKGEILGFVNTRQVDINEIDELFSIMKDSQNPAISFTLVNPYMLRKYPFEIPAKTKELLKITDNSEISVYTILLIQKPLEQSTVNFLAPVIINHDNNTLTQIVLEPKQNPNYGMAERIESFKKEASS
- the trxC gene encoding thioredoxin TrxC; amino-acid sequence: MKIVCPHCFALNNVPKKESYKKANCGKCKQSLLDTKPIELTNANFDEVIVNSEISVIVDFWAPWCGPCKMMAPNFERAATQFPLKALFAKVNTENEQNLGARFGIRSIPTIIVFKNGREVERVSGALDINSLVSLASKHSN